Proteins encoded by one window of Lates calcarifer isolate ASB-BC8 linkage group LG7_1, TLL_Latcal_v3, whole genome shotgun sequence:
- the LOC108887450 gene encoding uncharacterized protein LOC108887450 isoform X2: MSGSRWIISLFQVLLNFNLTAGTARYVLSSPIVRVGDEFTLPCVNAKEDQNKCDSTCWVVRYLLTQAETELVSFGQIDGNRLSKSKSDRLSLTENCSLVIKKVTVEDVGRYTCRQFDRSGRQQGPDTLIVLSVVSMTEHEDGDKMTFGCHVLFPFVCKHTVEWLHVEDAQHMTRSQSGCSATVSFSISDFFYTSNTYEFLQCKVTNIDTGKVQVFTFSPQSSGERPGEIATTSPSAPTQEGLEKAHTTCSGCSALNSIMLLMRVAELLLITVITVLLIRARGNQRPPDDNTVLNSVRSRAVTPSGPAASQMDNEGGERDFTVNYENVGDPSLYIRFHRSTASASTQQSKELTAVESRFNF, encoded by the exons atGTCTGGGTCCAGATGgatcatttcattatttcaggTTCTGcttaattttaatttaacag CAGGAACTGCACGGTACGTGCTTTCCTCTCCCATCGTCAGAGTTGGAGATGAATTCACTTTGCCTTGTGTAAATGCAAAAGAAGATCAGAATAAATGTGACAGCACTTGCTGGGTAGTTAGATATTTATTAACgcaagcagagacagagctggtTAGTTTTGGGCAGATTGATGGAAACAGGCTTTCCAAAtctaaatcagacagactgagtctcacagagaactgttctctggttataaagaagGTCACAGTTGAGGATGTTGGTCGTTacacctgcagacagtttgacagatcaGGACGACAACAAG GTCCAGACACTCTGattgttctgtctgttgtttcca tgactgaacatGAGGACGGTGATAAGATGACCTTCGGTTGCCACGTGTTATTTCCTTTcgtatgtaaacacacagtggaATGGCTGCATGTGGAAGATGCCCAACACATGACAAGATCACAGTCTGGATGCTCGGCCACTGTTTCCTTTTccatttcagattttttctaCACGTCAAACACGTAtgagtttttacagtgtaaagtGACAAATATTGACACTGGGAAAGTGCAGGTGTTCACCTTCAGCCCTCAGTCCTCAGGTGAGAGACCAG GCGAGATTGCAACAACATCACCATCAGCACCAACACAGGAAGGTTTGGAAAAAG CTCATACAACTTGTTCAGGTTGTTCAGCTCTGAACTCCATCATGTTGCTGATGCGTGTGGCTGAACTCCTCCTAATCACTGTGATTACTGTTCTTCTGATCAGAGCTCGAG GGAACCAGAGACCACCTGATGACAACACT gtttTAAACTCAGTAAGAAGCCGAGCAGTGACGCCTTCTGGTCCAGCAGCCAGTCAG ATGGATAATGAAGGAGGTGAACGTGATTTTACGGTGAACTATGAAAACGTTGGAGACCCTTCACTTTATATCAGATTCCACAGATCAACAGCTTCAGCATCAACACAGCAGAGTAAAGAACTCACTGCTGTTGAATCCAGATTTAATTTTTga
- the LOC108887453 gene encoding integumentary mucin C.1: MAAFKRIKIFLLVIPVLQFTAVTVQHPSPFAVIAGYGVHLRCKNVTDNSGKCDDITWIFSSSVNTVTLFEHGKIHEDAKAKSVKLSLSGDCSLDINKVTAEDSGHYTCRQFNKPGQKHGQDPEYVLSVVNGESTKTTTTKPTTTTTTIKSTSTSATRSTTTTATEAQTNTTVSAVSDPPTESQVWWRVTMAVCLAALIITVVTVKTCKRSDDDTTQMDENIGLTSSPAETQTAPETSQDMADPEEGVCYTSITYTKKTKSKAQVPDKVDTDDDDQCSAVIYSTVKCSSSSVGASTDVSDLYATVNKLNK, from the exons ATGGCTGCATTCAAGCGgattaaaatatttttgcttgTGATACCAGTGCTTCAGTTCACAG CAGTAACTGTACAACATCCAAGTCCGTTTGCTGTCATAGCTGGATATGGCGTCCATCTGCGATGTAAAAATGTGACAGATAACTCGGGGAAATGTGATGATATTACCTGGATCTTCAGTTCCTCAGTCAACACAGTGACACTGTTTGAACATGGAAAGATTCATGAAGATGCCAAAGCTAAATCAGTCAAACTGAGTCTTTCAGGGGACTGTTCTCTGGATATAAACAAGGTCACAGCTGAGGATTCTGGTCATTATACCTGCAGACAGTTCAACAAACCAGGACAGAAACATGGGCAGGACCCAGAGTATGTTCTGTCTGTTGTTAAcg gtgagagcacaaaaacaaccacaaccaaaccaacaacgacaacaacaacaattaaatCAACCTCCACAAGTGCGACTagatcaacaacaacaacggcAACAgaagcacagacaaacacaacagtatCTGCAGTCAGCGACCCACCAACAGAATCACAAG tttggTGGAGGGTCACCATGGCTGTGTGTTTAGCAGCACTCATAATAACTGTTGTGACAGTCAAGACATGCAAGAGATCAGACG atgACACAACACAGATGGACGAAAACATT GGACTGACTTCCAGCCCTGCAGAGACTCAGACGGCTCCAGAAACCAGTCAGGACATG GCTGATCCTGAAGAAGGTGTTTGCTACACCTCCATCACTTACACCAAGAAGACCAAGAGTAAAGCCCAG GTTCCAGATAAAGttgacactgatgatgatgatcaatgCAGTGCAGTGATCTACAGTACTGTGAAatgttcctcctcttctgttggAGCCTCCACTGATGTCAGCGACCTCTACGCTACCgtcaacaaactgaacaaataa
- the LOC108887450 gene encoding uncharacterized protein LOC108887450 isoform X3, giving the protein MSGSRWIISLFQVLLNFNLTAGTARYVLSSPIVRVGDEFTLPCVNAKEDQNKCDSTCWVVRYLLTQAETELVSFGQIDGNRLSKSKSDRLSLTENCSLVIKKVTVEDVGRYTCRQFDRSGRQQGPDTLIVLSVVSMTEHEDGDKMTFGCHVLFPFVCKHTVEWLHVEDAQHMTRSQSGCSATVSFSISDFFYTSNTYEFLQCKVTNIDTGKVQVFTFSPQSSGEIATTSPSAPTQEGLEKAHTTCSGCSALNSIMLLMRVAELLLITVITVLLIRARGNQRPPDDNTVLNSVRSRAVTPSGPAASQMDNEGGERDFTVNYENVGDPSLYIRFHRSTASASTQQSKELTAVESRFNF; this is encoded by the exons atGTCTGGGTCCAGATGgatcatttcattatttcaggTTCTGcttaattttaatttaacag CAGGAACTGCACGGTACGTGCTTTCCTCTCCCATCGTCAGAGTTGGAGATGAATTCACTTTGCCTTGTGTAAATGCAAAAGAAGATCAGAATAAATGTGACAGCACTTGCTGGGTAGTTAGATATTTATTAACgcaagcagagacagagctggtTAGTTTTGGGCAGATTGATGGAAACAGGCTTTCCAAAtctaaatcagacagactgagtctcacagagaactgttctctggttataaagaagGTCACAGTTGAGGATGTTGGTCGTTacacctgcagacagtttgacagatcaGGACGACAACAAG GTCCAGACACTCTGattgttctgtctgttgtttcca tgactgaacatGAGGACGGTGATAAGATGACCTTCGGTTGCCACGTGTTATTTCCTTTcgtatgtaaacacacagtggaATGGCTGCATGTGGAAGATGCCCAACACATGACAAGATCACAGTCTGGATGCTCGGCCACTGTTTCCTTTTccatttcagattttttctaCACGTCAAACACGTAtgagtttttacagtgtaaagtGACAAATATTGACACTGGGAAAGTGCAGGTGTTCACCTTCAGCCCTCAGTCCTCAG GCGAGATTGCAACAACATCACCATCAGCACCAACACAGGAAGGTTTGGAAAAAG CTCATACAACTTGTTCAGGTTGTTCAGCTCTGAACTCCATCATGTTGCTGATGCGTGTGGCTGAACTCCTCCTAATCACTGTGATTACTGTTCTTCTGATCAGAGCTCGAG GGAACCAGAGACCACCTGATGACAACACT gtttTAAACTCAGTAAGAAGCCGAGCAGTGACGCCTTCTGGTCCAGCAGCCAGTCAG ATGGATAATGAAGGAGGTGAACGTGATTTTACGGTGAACTATGAAAACGTTGGAGACCCTTCACTTTATATCAGATTCCACAGATCAACAGCTTCAGCATCAACACAGCAGAGTAAAGAACTCACTGCTGTTGAATCCAGATTTAATTTTTga
- the LOC108887450 gene encoding uncharacterized protein LOC108887450 isoform X6, with protein sequence MALMDYMSLFLIVMVQSTAAATPITSYLSVRLGDEVTLSCGTVKSDWPKCDRTTWNFTDSRNNKATVTLFELGKIHEEAKSKSDRLSVTENCSLVIKKVTDEDAGLYGCRTKQQGQDKNSRSVVHLSVVTNWWWLSVILAVILVVLLITAAALIMWIQAKGDQSQMDHSAGLRLNPAGTQSAPETSQDMADPEDGVSYASVTYIKKANNQAQLQGNDDEDNTVTYSTVKLLSSSAGASTGLSRIHATINNPNI encoded by the exons ATGGCTCTGATGGATTATATGTCTTTATTCCTGATCGTGATGGTTCAGTCTACAG CAGCAGCTACTCCGATAACTTCCTACTTATCTGTCAGACTTGGAGATGAAGTCACTTTGTCTTGTGGAACTGTGAAAAGTGATTGGCCTAAATGTGACAGAACTACCTGGAACTTCACTGATTCAAGAAACAACAAAGCAACAGTAACTCTGTTTGAACTTGGGAAGATTCATGAAGAAGCCAAAtctaaatcagacagactgagtgtcacagagaactgttctctggtGATAAAGAAGGTCACAGATGAGGATGCTGGTCTGTACGGCTGCAGGACTAAACAACAAGGTCAAGACAAAAATAGTCGGTCTGTGgttcatctgtctgttgttacca ACTGGTGGTGGTTGAGCGTCATTTTAGCCGTGATTTTAGTAGTGCTCTTGATAACTGCTGCAGCACTCATCATGTGGATACAAGCTAAAG ggGACCAATCACAGATGGATCACAGCGCT gGGCTGAGATTAAACCCTGCAGGGACTCAGTCTGCTCCTGAAACCAGCCAGGACATG GCTGATCCTGAAGATGGTGTTTCCTACGCCTCTGTCACTTACATCAAGAAGGCCAACAATCAAGCCCAG CTTCAGggtaatgatgatgaagataatACAGTGACCTACAGCACTGTAAaacttctctcctcctctgctggagCCTCCACTGGCCTCAGCAGGATCCACGCCACCATCAACAATCCAAACATATAA
- the LOC108887450 gene encoding uncharacterized protein LOC108887450 isoform X1: MSGSRWIISLFQVLLNFNLTAGTARYVLSSPIVRVGDEFTLPCVNAKEDQNKCDSTCWVVRYLLTQAETELVSFGQIDGNRLSKSKSDRLSLTENCSLVIKKVTDEDAGLYGCRTKQQGQDKNSRSVVHLSVVTMTEQKNRDQVTLYCSVRTRYHCRHTVKWLYEGKDVATDDKGLWTSSSSCRASVTFLTSRYIYKSTSKLFSCEVTDVYNEQQFTFSLQSSPEKSGDDSTTTTTTTASPTSDASTKPTGDDTTTATIRNSVKPGVTTTATTTSDASTKPKDWWWFVIVAVGVLVLLMIAIAVFKRKRAKGNKTQMDENTADPEDGVPYASISYSRKTKSKAQVLGKDDEDDAVTYSTVRASPSSAGASADLSNLYAAINNPGK; encoded by the exons atGTCTGGGTCCAGATGgatcatttcattatttcaggTTCTGcttaattttaatttaacag CAGGAACTGCACGGTACGTGCTTTCCTCTCCCATCGTCAGAGTTGGAGATGAATTCACTTTGCCTTGTGTAAATGCAAAAGAAGATCAGAATAAATGTGACAGCACTTGCTGGGTAGTTAGATATTTATTAACgcaagcagagacagagctggtTAGTTTTGGGCAGATTGATGGAAACAGGCTTTCCAAAtctaaatcagacagactgagtctcacagagaactgttctctggttataaagaag GTCACAGATGAGGATGCTGGTCTGTACGGCTGCAGGACTAAACAACAAGGTCAAGACAAAAATAGTCGGTCTGTGgttcatctgtctgttgttacca tgactgaacagaagaacagagatCAGGTGACATTATACTGCTCTGTGAGGACACGTTACCACTGtagacacacagtgaagtggcTGTATGAGGGTAAAGATGTGGCTACAGATGACAAAGGGTTGTGGACATCATCGTCTTCCTGCAGAGCCTCTGTGACCTTTCTGACTTCTCGTTACATTTACAAATCAACATCTAAGCTCTTTTCTTGTGAAGTGACTGATGTTTACAACGAGCAACAGTTTACCTTCAGCCTTCAGTCCTCACCTGAGAAGTCAG gtgacgactcaacaacaacaacaacaacaacagcatctcCAACCAGTGACGcttcaacaaaaccaacag gtgacgacacaacaacagcaacaataagaAACAGTGTAAAACCAGGTGTGACCACGACAGCAACTACAACCAGTGATGcttcaacaaaaccaaaag ATTGGTGGTGGTTTGTCATTGTGGCTGTTGGTGTATTGGTGCTCCTGATGATTGCCATAGCAGTCTTCAAAAGGAAGAGAGCTAAAG ggaacaaaacacagatggatgaaaacact GCTGATCCTGAGGATGGTGTTCCCTACGCCTCCATCAGCTACAGCAGGAAGACCAAGAGTAAAGCCCAG GTTCTGGgtaaagatgatgaagatgatgcaGTGACCTACAGCACAGTGAgagcctccccctcctctgctggAGCCTCTGCTGATCTCAGCAACCTCTACGCTGCCATCAACAACCcaggaaaataa
- the pnrc1 gene encoding proline-rich nuclear receptor coactivator 1 yields the protein MLDGSPVHSDEANIGNVENNNPVTLISSGDGVNTGNKARQALLKKGGRKLRTTAPLHHQKPARNGPSIHLSDHNNNNTLTASPANKPAAQPGTELPAGTQTVLTLHHLNQGAKKELLKSKGGRSERGAVQPGSQTARNLPRHEQMTQNVNARSHKPKQDQTPGASHTTKKKDHSSPSKPSPLRQPSPREQKKPLHASNNVKIVSAPPAETAPEYLKDGEKVYAGAKFSEPPSPSVLPKPPSHWVGENEPQHSNQSREQMTVHLKSLLKVQDTS from the exons ATGTTAGACGGATCTCCGGTTCACAGCGATGAAGCCAACATCGGCAACGTCGAAAACAACAACCCGGTAACGTTGATTTCCAGCGGCGATGGGGTGAACACGGGCAACAAAGCGAGGCAGGCGCTGCtgaagaaaggagggaggaagctGCGGACGACGGCGCCGCTGCACCATCAGAAACCTGCGAGAAACGGTCCCAGCATACACCTGTCcgaccacaacaacaacaacacgcTGACGGCTTCACCTGCGAACAAACCTGCGGCTCAGCCCGGTACCGAGCTCCCTGCCGGTACACAGACCGTACTGACCCTCCATCATCTCAACCAGGGGGCCAAGAAAGAG cTGCTGAAATCCAAAGGTGGTAGATCGGAGCGAGGGGCCGTGCAGCCAGGAAGCCAAACTGCCCGCAACCTTCCCAGACACGAGCAAATGACCCAAAATGTGAACGCCCGGAGCCACAAGCCCAAGCAGGACCAAACACCAGGTGCTTCTCACACTACAAAGAAGAAGGATCACAGCAGCCCCAGTAAGCCCTCCCCTCTTCGCCAGCCTTCACCCCGAGAGCAGAAAAAACCTCTCCATGCCTCCAACAACGTGAAGATCGTGAGCGCACCGCCTGCTGAAACTGCGCCCGAATACCTCAAAGATGGTGAGAAAGTCTATGCTGGAGCTAAGTTCAGTGAGCCGCCCTCACCCAGTGTCTTACCTAAACCGCCCAGTCACTGGGTCGGAGAAAACGAGCCTCAACATAGCAACCAAAGCCGAGAGCAAATGACTGTTCATTTAAAGTCGCTGCTGAAGGTGCAAGATACGTCATGA
- the LOC108887450 gene encoding uncharacterized protein LOC108887450 isoform X5, with product MALMDYMSLFLIVMVQSTAAATPITSYLSVRLGDEVTLSCGTVKSDWPKCDRTTWNFTDSRNNKATVTLFELGKIHEEAKSKSDRLSVTENCSLVIKKVTDEDAGLYGCRTKQQGQDKNSRSVVHLSVVTMTEHEDRDQVTLNCSVRTHEACRYTVEWLSLDAYSNTDLNSSQSGCYATVTFLISHFINTSKSELLKCKVRDIFADKEQLFTFRPQSSGENADWWWLSVILAVILVVLLITAAALIMWIQAKGDQSQMDHSAGLRLNPAGTQSAPETSQDMADPEDGVSYASVTYIKKANNQAQLQGNDDEDNTVTYSTVKLLSSSAGASTGLSRIHATINNPNI from the exons ATGGCTCTGATGGATTATATGTCTTTATTCCTGATCGTGATGGTTCAGTCTACAG CAGCAGCTACTCCGATAACTTCCTACTTATCTGTCAGACTTGGAGATGAAGTCACTTTGTCTTGTGGAACTGTGAAAAGTGATTGGCCTAAATGTGACAGAACTACCTGGAACTTCACTGATTCAAGAAACAACAAAGCAACAGTAACTCTGTTTGAACTTGGGAAGATTCATGAAGAAGCCAAAtctaaatcagacagactgagtgtcacagagaactgttctctggtGATAAAGAAGGTCACAGATGAGGATGCTGGTCTGTACGGCTGCAGGACTAAACAACAAGGTCAAGACAAAAATAGTCGGTCTGTGgttcatctgtctgttgttacca tgactgaacatGAGGACAGAGATCAGGTGACATTAAACTGCTCTGTGAGGACACATGAAGCATGCAGATACACAGTAGAGTGGCTGTCCCTGGATGCGTATTCCAACACTGACCTGAATTCATCACAGTCTGGCTGCTACGCCACAGTGACTTTtctgatttctcattttattaACACATCAAAGTCTGAGTTATTGAAGTGTAAAGTAAGAGATATTTTTGCTGATAAAGAGCAACTCTTTACCTTCAGACCTCAGTCCTCTGGTGAGAATGCAG ACTGGTGGTGGTTGAGCGTCATTTTAGCCGTGATTTTAGTAGTGCTCTTGATAACTGCTGCAGCACTCATCATGTGGATACAAGCTAAAG ggGACCAATCACAGATGGATCACAGCGCT gGGCTGAGATTAAACCCTGCAGGGACTCAGTCTGCTCCTGAAACCAGCCAGGACATG GCTGATCCTGAAGATGGTGTTTCCTACGCCTCTGTCACTTACATCAAGAAGGCCAACAATCAAGCCCAG CTTCAGggtaatgatgatgaagataatACAGTGACCTACAGCACTGTAAaacttctctcctcctctgctggagCCTCCACTGGCCTCAGCAGGATCCACGCCACCATCAACAATCCAAACATATAA
- the LOC108887450 gene encoding uncharacterized protein LOC108887450 isoform X4 produces MMAEFTWIQMSLFLILVLQFTAANGQNPSVLTVRVGDEVTLSCENVRDDQDQCDRTTWIFSGSRNRSTVHLFELGKIHRAAKSKSDRLSVTENCSLVIKKVTDEDAGLYGCRTKQQGQDKNSRSVVHLSVVTMTEHEDRDQVTLNCSVRTHEACRYTVEWLSLDAYSNTDLNSSQSGCYATVTFLISHFINTSKSELLKCKVRDIFADKEQLFTFRPQSSGENADWWWLSVILAVILVVLLITAAALIMWIQAKGDQSQMDHSAGLRLNPAGTQSAPETSQDMADPEDGVSYASVTYIKKANNQAQLQGNDDEDNTVTYSTVKLLSSSAGASTGLSRIHATINNPNI; encoded by the exons atgatggctgaattcacatggattcaaatgtctttatttctgatcCTGGTGCTTCAGTTTACAG cagcaaatggaCAAAACCCTTCAGTCCTCACTGTCAGAGTTGGAGATGAAGTCACTTTGtcctgtgaaaatgtgagagatgaTCAGGATCAATGTGACAGAACTACCTGGATCTTCAGTGGTTCAAGAAACAGATCAACAGTACATCTGTTTGAACTTGGGAAGATTCACAGAGCAGCCAAAtctaaatcagacagactgagtgtcacagagaactgttctctggttataaagaag GTCACAGATGAGGATGCTGGTCTGTACGGCTGCAGGACTAAACAACAAGGTCAAGACAAAAATAGTCGGTCTGTGgttcatctgtctgttgttacca tgactgaacatGAGGACAGAGATCAGGTGACATTAAACTGCTCTGTGAGGACACATGAAGCATGCAGATACACAGTAGAGTGGCTGTCCCTGGATGCGTATTCCAACACTGACCTGAATTCATCACAGTCTGGCTGCTACGCCACAGTGACTTTtctgatttctcattttattaACACATCAAAGTCTGAGTTATTGAAGTGTAAAGTAAGAGATATTTTTGCTGATAAAGAGCAACTCTTTACCTTCAGACCTCAGTCCTCTGGTGAGAATGCAG ACTGGTGGTGGTTGAGCGTCATTTTAGCCGTGATTTTAGTAGTGCTCTTGATAACTGCTGCAGCACTCATCATGTGGATACAAGCTAAAG ggGACCAATCACAGATGGATCACAGCGCT gGGCTGAGATTAAACCCTGCAGGGACTCAGTCTGCTCCTGAAACCAGCCAGGACATG GCTGATCCTGAAGATGGTGTTTCCTACGCCTCTGTCACTTACATCAAGAAGGCCAACAATCAAGCCCAG CTTCAGggtaatgatgatgaagataatACAGTGACCTACAGCACTGTAAaacttctctcctcctctgctggagCCTCCACTGGCCTCAGCAGGATCCACGCCACCATCAACAATCCAAACATATAA
- the crip2l gene encoding cysteine-rich protein 2-like, protein MASKCPKCDKTVYFAEKVSSLGKDWHKFCLKCERCNKTLNPGGHAEHDGKPYCHKPCYAALFGPKGVNIGGAGSYVYDTPVNEAPAAVSMETDAKPQEEKKAPARGPVKAASFSSFSGGPNICPRCNKTVYFAEKVSSLGKNWHRPCLRCERCSKTLAPGSHAEHDGQPYCHKPCYAVLFGPKGVNTGGVGSYIYDDPEAEAQP, encoded by the exons ATGGCGTCGAAATGTCCTAAATGTGACAAGACGGTGTATTTCG CGGAGAAGGTGTCGTCTTTAGGGAAAGACTGGCACAAGTTCTGTCTGAAATGTGAGCGCTGCAACAAGACTTTGAATCCAGGAGGCCATGCTGAG CATGATGGGAAGCCTTATTGCCACAAGCCCTGCTACGCTGCCCTCTTTGGACCAAAAG GTGTGAATATCGGCGGAGCTGGTTCCTATGTGTATGACACTCCTGTCAACGAAGCCCCTGCAgccgtttccatggaaacagatgCTAAAccacaggaggagaaaaaagccCCTGCACGGGGACCAGTGAAGG CTGCAagcttttcatctttctctggAGGACCCAACATCTGTCCCAGATGCAACAAGACGGTATATTTTG cTGAGAAGGTGTCGTCTCTCGGGAAGAACTGGCACCGGCCCTGTCTGCGCTGTGAGAGATGCAGTAAGACTCTGGCTCCTGGCAGCCATGCAGAG CATGATGGACAGCCGTACTGCCACAAACCGTGCTACGCTGTGCTGTTTGGACCCAAAG GTGTAAACACTGGAGGCGTCGGCAGCTACATCTATGACGACCCTGAAGCTGAAGCACAGCCCTGA